The DNA window CGGCACGGGTAATAATGGCCTCGCCGCGCACCCTGCGCCCGCCAAACGTCAGCTCCACGCCCTTCAAGGGCTGGCCTTCAAAGCGGTCGCGAAAGATGCCGGACCAGGCGACGGTAAATCCGCAATTGGCTGGCTGCAGCGGCGAGATGATCACACCCTTTGCGGCAAGTATTCCTGCCCACGATCCGTCCGATCCGAGCCGTGGCCAGCTTGCTCCGCCCAGCGCAAGCACTGTTGCACCTGCATCGACGGTCTGTTTTCCGGCGGAGGTTTCGAACGAAAGACGTCCCTCATCGTCCCAGCCGGCCCAGCGGTGGCGCAACGCGAAGGCTGCACCGATCGAGTTCAATCGCCGCAACCATGCCCGCAGCAAGGGCGAAGCCTTGAATGCTTCCGGAAAAACCCGGCCGCTGGAGCCGACGAAGGTCGGCTGCCCCAACGCCGCGCTCCATTCGCGTAAAGAGCTCGGCGGGAAAGTCTCTATTGCGGCCTTGAGGTGTGGCATCGCGTTGCCGTAACGCGCAAGGAATTGCGGAAGCGGTTCGCTGTGCGTCAAATTGAGCCCACCGCGCCCGGCCATCAAAAACTTGCGGCCTGCGGACGGCATCACATCATAGACCGTGACGATGGCGCCGCCGTTGGCCAGCACTTCGGCCGCCATCAGCCCCGCAGGTCCGGCACCGATGACAGCGACTTTTTTTGTGGGAGGTAGAGCCATGCCGAGAGTGTAGGCCGAATTAAAAGAAATCGTCATGCCCGGGCTTGTCCCGGGCATCCACGTCTAACTTTTGTGAGGCATCAAAGACGTGGATGGCCGGGTCAAGCCCGGCCATGACGTGGCATGTTTCGTCATCCCGGGACACGTGTCTCGGAGAGAATCCCAAATGTGCAATTGCACATCGGGGAATCTCGGTACTCGGAATAACGCGATTAGAGCTTGATCCCCGCCCTCGCCGCGGCCTGCTCGACATATTTCTGGGTCTGCTGGAACGCGCCTTCCAGCGCCTTCGCTTTCGACATGTCGCTGATCTCGGCAAAATGCGCCGCAATCGCGTCGGGGGTCCAGTCGGATTGGGCTAAGTTGATGCCTTCACTTTCCAGGATCTTGATCACGGCAAACGAGCCTGCACCCGCACCCATGATGGTGCGGGTCGGCGCGTCCTCGCTGAGCAGAAATTCGACTGCCGGCGTGATGGCTTCCGGCTTCATCAGCGCCAGCGCCTGCGGCGGCAGCAATTCTTCCGTCATCCGCGTCGCAGCCGTCGGCGAGATCGTGTTGACGCGAATGTTGTTCTTGCGGCCTTCCTCGGCCAGCACGTTCATCAGGCCGACCATGCCGGTTTTCGCCGCGCCATAATTGGCCTGGCCGAAATTGCCGTAAAGACCCGACGATGACGTGGTGACGACGATGCGGCCATAATTGCGCTCGCGCATGCCGTCCCACACCGCCTTGCAGCAGTAGAACGTTCCGACCAGATGCACGTCCAGCACCTTGGCGAAATCTGCGACCTCCATTTTGCCGAACGATTTATCGCGCAGGATTCCGGCATTGGCGCAAAGCAGATCGACGCTGCCCCACTCCCTGGTCACGCGGTCCACCATCGCCGTGACCTGCGCGAAGTTCGAGACATCGGCGCCGTCGGCCATGGCGACGCCACCGGCTTTGCGGATTTCCTCGACCACGGCCTCTGCCGGTGTCAGCGATCCGCCGGTGCCGTCGCGAGCACCGCCAAAATCGTTGACCACGACTTTCGCGCCCCGGCTCGCCAGTCCCAATGCATGTGCGCGTCCAAGGCCATTGCCCGCGCCGGTGACGATGGCCACGCGTCCGTCAAACCTGATTGTCATGATTGCAATTCCAAGGGTTCTGTTTTGTCATGCCCGGGCAAAAGCGCGAAGCGCGTCTTCGCGCAGATGATCCGGGCCTCCATCAAAAAATCGACTGGTTTTTGATCAGTGATGGATTGCCGGGTCAAGCCCGGCAATGACGGGGTTGGGACATTAAGCGAAGTAAATGAGACCGATCCAGTCGGCGACCAGAGCGGGCTTTTCCTCGCCCTCGATCTCGACGGTGACATTGGTGCGCGATTGCAATTCCTTGGGCTTGCGCAGCTTGGCTTCCGCGAGCGTAAAGCGGCCGCGCACCCGCGAGCCCGAGCGAACCGGCGAGATGAAGCGCAATTTGTCGAAGCCGTAGTTCACGCCCATGGTGGTGCCCTCGATCACGGGCATCACTTCATAGGACATGATGCTCATCAGCGACATCGTCAGAAAGCCATGCGCGATCGTCGTGCCGAATGACGTTTCCTTTTTGGCCCGCTCGGGATCGACGTGGATGAACTGATGATCCTCGATCACATCGGCGTAGACGTCGATCCGATTCTGATCGACGAGATGCCACGCCGACACGCCAACTTCATGGCCGACCATCTTCTGATAGGCATCCAGCGAAATCGGTGGCTTCTTCCAGACTTCATTCATTCAGCTATTCTCCGCCGATCCGGCTGTTCGTACTTTCTGCAGCTCCGGAAAATCCTCTTCGCGAAATTCCTGGCCTCGTAGCGCGTCGTCGCGATTATTATCATGCTCCAGACGTCGCAACTGTACACGCCTGATTTTTCCGGAGATCGTCTTCGGCAATTCCGTCACGAGTTCGATCTTGCGGATGCGCTTGAACGGCGCCAGCCGCGCATGCAGGTGGCGGAACACCGACAACGCGGTTTCCGGCGAACGCTCCACGCCCGCCACCAGCAGCACATAGGCCTTGGGGATCGCAAGACGGATCGGATCGGGGCTGGGCACGACGGCAGCCTCCGCCACCGATTCATGCTCCAGCAGCACGCTTTCGAGTTCGAACGGACTGATCCGGTAGTCCGATGATTTGAAGACGTCGTCGGACCGGCCGACAAAGGTCAGATAGCCCTCGTCGTCGACGAAGACGACATCGCCGCTGCGATAGAGATCGCCGTCCGCGCCGCTCAGCTTGCCATCGTCGCCCTGATAGCCCTGCATCAGGCCCGCAGGCCTGTCAGGGCCGAGCACCAGCGTCACCTCGCCCTCCTTGGTCAGATGTCCGTCGCTACCGGTGATCTGCACGCGATAACCGGGCAGCGGACGGCCCATCGATCCGACCTTCACCTTCTGGCCCGGTGAATTGCCCGCCAACGCCGTGGTCTCGGTCTGGCCGTAGCCATCGCGGATCGTCAAACCCCAGGCGGTGCGAACCTGATCGATCACTTCGGGATTGAGCGGTTCGCCGGCGCCGCAGACCTCGCGCAGCGATACCTTGAAGGTTGCGAGCTTCTCCTGAATGAACAGGCGCCATACCGTCGGCGGCGCGCACAGCGTGGTGACGCCGCATCGGCCGATGGTCGCGAGCAAACCCTTAGCGTCAAAGCGCGGCTGATTGACCACGAATACCGTGGCGCCCGCGTTCCAGGGCGCAAAGAGGCAGCTCCAGGCGTGCTTGGCCCATCCGGGCGAAGAAATGTTCAGATGGACGTCGCCGGGCTGCAAGCCCAGCCAATACATCGTCGACAGCCCGCCTACGGGATAGCTGCGCTGGCTGTGCCGCACCAGTTTTGGTTTTGCCGTGGTGCCTGACGTGAAATACAGCAGCATGGGATCTTCAGCGTTGGTCGGCCCATCCGGTTTGAAGGCTTCCGGAAAAGTCGCGGCCTGCTCGAACGGCAGCCAGCCCTGATGGCTTGACGACGCGCCGACGACGATCCGAACCAGATGGTTGCTGCCGAGGCCCGCGAATTTCGCGACCTGATCCTGCGAGGCCACCACGATCTTGGCGCGGCCGCGATCGAGCCGGTCGCGTAGTTCGTCCGGCGTCAACAGCGTCGTCGCGGGGATCACCACCACGCCGAGCTTCATCGCCGCCAGCATGGTTTCCCACAACGGAACGACGTTGCCGAGCAACAGCAGCAGATGGTCGCCGCGCTGCAGCCCCTGCGCGCGCAGGAAGTTCGCGACCTGATTGGAGCGGCGCGACAATGCCTCGAACGAGAGTTTGGTCTCACGATTGCCGCCGGCATCGACGATCCATAGCGCTACGCGATCCTTGCTGTCGGCGTTGCGCGCCAGCTCGGCATCGAACCAGTCCAGCGCCCAGTTGAACGGCACCGGATCGGGCCAGCGAAATCCCTTCACCGCCGCATCATAGTCGGTGCGATGCTTGAGCAGGAAAGAGCGCGCGTCCTGGAACGTGGTCATGGGCTGCCTGCTATCTTAGACCGCGAACGTGCCGAATGATCCCGGAGAAATCGACCCCGCCATTTCCTTCGGCATCGAATGCCTTGTAGATCTCCTGGGCGTGTTTGCCGAGCGGTGTCGCGGCGCCAGCGGCCTTCGCGGCATCCTGCGCCAGCGTCAAATCCTTCACCATCAGGGCCGACGCAAAGCCGGGCTTGTAGTCGTTGTTCGCGGGCGAGGTCGGAACCGGGCCCGGCACCGGGCAATACGATGTCAGCGACCAGCACTGCCCCGAGGAGGTCGAGGCCACGTCGAACAGCGCCTGATGCGACAGCCCGAGCTTTTCGGCGAGCGCAAACGCCTCGCTGACCGCGATCATGGAAATCCCTAGGATCATATTGTTGCAAATCTTCGCGGCCTGCCCCGCTCCGGCGCCGCCGCAATGCACGATCTTCTTGCCCATCTTTTCCAGTATTGGCTTGGCCGCTGCAAAAGCCTTGTCCTCGCCACCGCACATGAAGGTCAGCGTCGCGCCCTTGGCGCCGCCGGTGCCGCCGGATACCGGTGCGTCGACCGAAGCGATGCCGTGCTTGGCGGCCAGCGCATGCGCCTTCTTGGCGCTTTCGACGTCGATGGTCGAACAATCGATGATCAGCGCGCCTTTGCTCATCGACGAGATCACTTCGTCCCACACCGAGAGCACATGCTTGCCGGCAGGAAGCATGGTGATGACGACATCAGCGCCCTTGACCGAGCCAACCGCACTTTCGGCGATCGCAGCGCCATCGCTCTCGGCCTGATTGCGCGAGGCTGCCACCAGATCGAACGCGATGACCTTATGACCCGATTTGATTAGATTGGCGGCCATCGGTCCGCCCATATTGCCGAGGCCGATGAAGGCGATATTTGTCATCTTAGATTTCCTCCGCCTGAAGCGCGTTTCTATTTTGATTGATTAAACACGAGCTCATTGGCGCCGATTTCCGCGAAATAAGGCGCGATCATCTCCGGCGTCACATCCTCGATTCTAGCGGGCGACCACTTGGGATTGCGATCCTTGTCGATCACGGCGGCGCGGACGCCTTCGCGAAAATCGTCGCTGGCGAAAACTTGGAGTGCGGCACGATATTCCCGTACCAAACATTGTTCCAGCGACGATGATGTCCGCGCCAGCCGCAGCAGTTTGAGCGTCACGACCATGCCGCGCGGCGACTTCTCGTTCAATGTCTTCAGCGTCGACAGCGCCAGCTCCGAGCCGTCGCGCTTGAGAGCCGCGACGATATCTTCCATGTCGTCGTGAGCGAACCAGCCGTCGATCGTCGGTTGCATCGCAGCAACGGGGCCAGAGGTCTCGTTCGTGGCAAACCCATCGATCAGGGTCTTGATTTCGCTGGAAAGAGCCCCGGGACGAACCTTGGAGAGTACCTCACGCAAGGCAGCCAGTTTGCCCGACGGCACCACCGCATCCGCGAAACGGGCATGGATCGCGTCCGGGCCATTCATGGTCTGACCGGTCAATCCAAAGTAAGTGCCGAGCTCACCCGGCGAGTGCGACAGCAGCCAGGTGCCTCCGACGTCCGGGAAGAACCCCAGCCCCACTTCGGGCATCGCGAGCTTTGTTTTCTCGGTCACGACGCGATGACGGCCATGCGCGGAGAGGCCGACGCCGCCGCCCATCACCAGCCCGTCCATGAACGCGACATATGGCTTCGGAAACTGCGCGATGCGCGCATTCATGATGTATTCCTGGCGCCAGAATACCTTGCCGAGGTCGCCTCCGGCCCGAGAACTCTCATAGAGTCCGCGGATGTCGCCACCCGCGCAGAGCCCGCGCTCGCCCGCGCCTTCCAGCAATACCAGGGCCACCGCTGGATCCGCTTCGAACCGATCCAATGCCGCGTCGATCCCAAGCGACATTTCCAGCGTCATGGCGTTGATCGCCTTCGGCCGGTTCAGGCGGATGATGCCGGCGGAGCCTTCGCGCCGAACGATCAGGTCGCCTTCCGGATTTGCGACCGCAGCCATTGCCGTCATCGTGCGCCCTCGATCAGTTTGCGCGCCACGATCAGTCGCATGATTTCATTGGTGCCTTCGAGGATCTGGTGCACGCGCAGATCGCGCACGATCTTCTCGATGCCATATTCACTCAGGTAGCCGTAGCCGCCGTGCAGTTGCAGCGCCTGATTGGCAACCTCGAAGCCGACATCGGTGCCAAAACACTTGGCCATCGCGCAGAGCTGCGTCGCGTCGGGATCCTTGCGGTCGAGCGCCGCCGCTGCACGCCACACAAACGTCCGCGCCGCCTCCAGCTCGGTCGCCATGTCGGCCAGGCGAAATTGCAGCGCTTGGAATTCGTCGAGACGTTTTCCGAAAGCCTTGCGCTCCTTCATATAGGCGAGCGACTTGTCGAGCGCGCATTGCGCGCCACCGAGTGAGCAAGCCGCGATATTGATGCGGCCACCGTCAAGCCCCGCCATCGCGATCTTGAAGCCGATGCCCTCATCGCCGAGTCTGTTGGCGGCCGGCACCCGCGCGTTCTCGAAAATCACCGCACGGGTCGGCTGCGCGTTCCAGCCCATCTTGCGCTCGTTGGCGCCGAACGAAACGCCCGGCGTCTCGCTCTCGACCACCAGCGTCGAGATGCCGCCCGGCCCCTCGCCGCCGGTCCGCACCATCACCACATAGATGTCGCCACGGCCGGCGCCGGAGATGAACTGCTTCTGGCCGTTCAGCACATAGTGATCGCCATCGCGCACCGCGCGGGTGCGCAGCGCCGCCGCGTCCGATCCCGAGCCGGGCTCGGTCAGGCAATAGCTGGCCAGCAGTTCCATGGTGCACAGCTTCGGCAGCCATTGCTGGCGCTGGGTGTCGTTGCCAAAGGCATCGATCATCCACGACGCCATGTTGTGGATCGAGATGAAGGCCGACACCGTCGGGCAGCCCTCCGCCAGCGCCTCGAAGATCAGCGCCGCATCGAACCGCGTCAGCGCCGAGCCGCCGACGTCGTCGCGGATATACACGCCGCCGATGCCGAGCTTGGCGGCCTCGCGCATGACATCGACCGGAAAATGCTTCTCCTCATCCCAGCGGACCGCATGCGGCGCGATTTTTTCGGCGGCAAAATCCCGCGCCATATCGCGAACCGCAATCTGGTCCTCGCTGAGAGCGAACTGCATCTAGCCGATGCCTTTACGATTCGCGCATGATCTTAACGGAAAACCGGTTTTCACTTTTCCCGATCATGCGACTATCAGTTCATCGTCGGAATCGAGAACTCCGCGCCTTCCTTCACGCCGGATGGCCAGCGCGAGGTCACCGTCTTGGTCTTGGTATAGAAGCGGATCGAATCCGGTCCGTGCTGGTTGAGATCGCCGAAGCCGGATTTCTTCCAGCCGCCAAAAGTGTAGTAGGCGATCGGAACCGGGATCGGCACGTTGATGCCGACCATGCCGACATTGACCTTGGCCGCGAAATCCCGCGCCGCATCACCGTCACGGGTGAAGATCGCAACGCCGTTGCCATAGTCGTGATCCGACGGCAGCGCGAGCGCTTCGGAATAATCCTTGGCGCGCACCACCGAGAGCACGGGGCCGAAGATTTCTTCCTTGTAGATGCGCATGTCCTTGGTGACGTTGTCGAACAGACAGCCGCCCATGTAGAAGCCGTTCTCGTAGCCCTGCATCTTGAAGCCGCGGCCGTCGACGGCGAGCTTGGCGCCCTCCTTGATGCCGATCTCGACATAGTTCTTGACACGCTCCAACGCCTCTTTGGTGACGAGCGGGCCGTAATCGGCGGACGGATCGATCGAGGTGCCGATTTTGAGGCTTTCCACCCGCGGGACCAGCTTTTCCATCAGCCGGTCGGCGGTGGTCTTGCCGACGGGCACCGCGACCGAGACCGCCATGCAGCGTTCGCCGGCCGATCCATAGCCCGCGCCGATCAGGGCATCGACGGCCTGATCCATGTCGGCGTCCGGCATGATGATGGCGTGGTTCTTGGCGCCGCCAAAACACTGGCAGCGTTTGCCGCTCGCCGCGGCGCGCTCATAGATATATTGCGCGATCGGCGATGAGCCGACGAAGCCGACTGCCTTGATATCGGGATCGTCGAGGATCGCATCGACCGCTTCCTTGTCACCATTGACGACATTGAGGATGCCGGCCGGCAACCCCGCCTCGATCATCAATGCCGCGAGCATCATCGGCACGCCGGGATCGCGCTCGGACGGCTTCAGGATAAAGGCATTGCCGCAGGCGATGGCGGGAGCGAATTTCCACATCGGGATCATCGCCGGGAAATTGAACGGCGTGATGCCGGCGACGACACCGAGCGGCTGGCGCAGCGAATAGATATCGATGCCAGGACCGGCGCCTTCGGTATATTCGCCCTTCATCAAATGCGGAATGCCGCAGGCGAATTCGACCACCTCAAGCCCGCGCTGAATGTCGCCCTTGGCGTCGGGAACGGTCTTGCCGTGCTCACGGGCCAGCACGTCGGCGAGCTTGTCGTAGTCGCGCTGGGCGAGTTCGAGGAACTTCATCATCACGCGGGCGCGACGCTGCGGATTGGTCGCGGCCCACTCCGGTTGTGCGGCTTTGGCGTTCTCGACCGCGGCGCGCACCTCGGCCTTTGAGGCCAGCGCCACCTTGGCCTGCACGTCCCCGGTCATCGGCTCGAAAACGTCAGCGGTTCGCCCCGACGTGCCCTTGACCTCGCGGCCACCGATAAAATGTCCAATTGCGCGCATGTGTTCCTCCAAGACTTGAAGAGCCAATTTGGCGGGCATCTTGCAGTCTTTAGGGCGTTTGGGAAGGGTCTCTACGCGCGGCGGTTTTGCGAAAATGCCGCCCATGCGCCGCATTGCGGCGGCATTCGACCAATGGCGTAGGCCGATACCGTATGGCCCGCTCAGTGCCGGGCCGCGGTTGCGGCTTTTCTGGACGCCGATTTCTTTGCAACCGGCTTGGGCGCCGGCGTGCGACCAAGCACCGCGTCGCGTCCGGCGGCAAGAATTTCGTCCGAAAATTCCCCGTTGCCGGCAACACGCGCCATCACCAGCGTCCCCATCATGGTCGCGAGCACGGCCATCGCCCGCTTACGCGCGGCCTTGGGCGGAGCATCCGAAATCTGCCCGGCGAGCATATCGACCATCTGTTCCAGCTTGGCAGCGAACGCCTTGCGGGTCTTCGGGCTCTCGCGGGCGATTTCGGCCCCGAGCGTCGGCACCGCACAGCCGTGACCGGGGTCGTCGCGATGCAACGGCGTCAGATAGGAATCCACAATGGCAGCGAGACGCTTTTCCGGCGGCGTTTGCTCGCCAAGCTTGCGCCAGCGCTCAGTGCCTCGATCCATCGCATGGGCAAAGGCCTCGATAACCAGTGCTTCGCGCGAATCGAAATGCGCGTAAAACCCGCCATGGGTAAGGCCGGCTTCCTTCATCAGGTCGGCGACACCGATGCCATGAGCCCCCTTCTCGCGAAGCCGCACCGAAGCGCGCTTTACGATCCGCTCGTGGGTTTCCTGCTTGTGTTCCCTGGAATAGCGCATGGATGGTCCCATAAGATGTTTACAGTCATATAATAACAGCTACCGCCGTAGAAAGCTCCAGTTTATTTCGC is part of the Bradyrhizobium canariense genome and encodes:
- a CDS encoding isobutyryl-CoA dehydrogenase, with translation MQFALSEDQIAVRDMARDFAAEKIAPHAVRWDEEKHFPVDVMREAAKLGIGGVYIRDDVGGSALTRFDAALIFEALAEGCPTVSAFISIHNMASWMIDAFGNDTQRQQWLPKLCTMELLASYCLTEPGSGSDAAALRTRAVRDGDHYVLNGQKQFISGAGRGDIYVVMVRTGGEGPGGISTLVVESETPGVSFGANERKMGWNAQPTRAVIFENARVPAANRLGDEGIGFKIAMAGLDGGRINIAACSLGGAQCALDKSLAYMKERKAFGKRLDEFQALQFRLADMATELEAARTFVWRAAAALDRKDPDATQLCAMAKCFGTDVGFEVANQALQLHGGYGYLSEYGIEKIVRDLRVHQILEGTNEIMRLIVARKLIEGAR
- a CDS encoding MaoC family dehydratase; protein product: MNEVWKKPPISLDAYQKMVGHEVGVSAWHLVDQNRIDVYADVIEDHQFIHVDPERAKKETSFGTTIAHGFLTMSLMSIMSYEVMPVIEGTTMGVNYGFDKLRFISPVRSGSRVRGRFTLAEAKLRKPKELQSRTNVTVEIEGEEKPALVADWIGLIYFA
- a CDS encoding TIGR03862 family flavoprotein — encoded protein: MTISFNSAYTLGMALPPTKKVAVIGAGPAGLMAAEVLANGGAIVTVYDVMPSAGRKFLMAGRGGLNLTHSEPLPQFLARYGNAMPHLKAAIETFPPSSLREWSAALGQPTFVGSSGRVFPEAFKASPLLRAWLRRLNSIGAAFALRHRWAGWDDEGRLSFETSAGKQTVDAGATVLALGGASWPRLGSDGSWAGILAAKGVIISPLQPANCGFTVAWSGIFRDRFEGQPLKGVELTFGGRRVRGEAIITRAGIEGGAIYALSSDLREAIGRAGEATLHIALRPDMESHDLIARLSAPRGKQSLANFLRKAAHLPPAAIGLLQEAAKASGVSLASLSAPALAQLINAVPVRLNGTAPIARAISTAGGISFDELDTGFMIRRLPGMFAAGEMLDWEAPTGGYLLQASFATGAAAGRGALKWLSR
- a CDS encoding SDR family NAD(P)-dependent oxidoreductase — encoded protein: MTIRFDGRVAIVTGAGNGLGRAHALGLASRGAKVVVNDFGGARDGTGGSLTPAEAVVEEIRKAGGVAMADGADVSNFAQVTAMVDRVTREWGSVDLLCANAGILRDKSFGKMEVADFAKVLDVHLVGTFYCCKAVWDGMRERNYGRIVVTTSSSGLYGNFGQANYGAAKTGMVGLMNVLAEEGRKNNIRVNTISPTAATRMTEELLPPQALALMKPEAITPAVEFLLSEDAPTRTIMGAGAGSFAVIKILESEGINLAQSDWTPDAIAAHFAEISDMSKAKALEGAFQQTQKYVEQAAARAGIKL
- a CDS encoding TetR/AcrR family transcriptional regulator; this translates as MRYSREHKQETHERIVKRASVRLREKGAHGIGVADLMKEAGLTHGGFYAHFDSREALVIEAFAHAMDRGTERWRKLGEQTPPEKRLAAIVDSYLTPLHRDDPGHGCAVPTLGAEIARESPKTRKAFAAKLEQMVDMLAGQISDAPPKAARKRAMAVLATMMGTLVMARVAGNGEFSDEILAAGRDAVLGRTPAPKPVAKKSASRKAATAARH
- the mmsB gene encoding 3-hydroxyisobutyrate dehydrogenase; amino-acid sequence: MTNIAFIGLGNMGGPMAANLIKSGHKVIAFDLVAASRNQAESDGAAIAESAVGSVKGADVVITMLPAGKHVLSVWDEVISSMSKGALIIDCSTIDVESAKKAHALAAKHGIASVDAPVSGGTGGAKGATLTFMCGGEDKAFAAAKPILEKMGKKIVHCGGAGAGQAAKICNNMILGISMIAVSEAFALAEKLGLSHQALFDVASTSSGQCWSLTSYCPVPGPVPTSPANNDYKPGFASALMVKDLTLAQDAAKAAGAATPLGKHAQEIYKAFDAEGNGGVDFSGIIRHVRGLR
- a CDS encoding CoA-acylating methylmalonate-semialdehyde dehydrogenase produces the protein MRAIGHFIGGREVKGTSGRTADVFEPMTGDVQAKVALASKAEVRAAVENAKAAQPEWAATNPQRRARVMMKFLELAQRDYDKLADVLAREHGKTVPDAKGDIQRGLEVVEFACGIPHLMKGEYTEGAGPGIDIYSLRQPLGVVAGITPFNFPAMIPMWKFAPAIACGNAFILKPSERDPGVPMMLAALMIEAGLPAGILNVVNGDKEAVDAILDDPDIKAVGFVGSSPIAQYIYERAAASGKRCQCFGGAKNHAIIMPDADMDQAVDALIGAGYGSAGERCMAVSVAVPVGKTTADRLMEKLVPRVESLKIGTSIDPSADYGPLVTKEALERVKNYVEIGIKEGAKLAVDGRGFKMQGYENGFYMGGCLFDNVTKDMRIYKEEIFGPVLSVVRAKDYSEALALPSDHDYGNGVAIFTRDGDAARDFAAKVNVGMVGINVPIPVPIAYYTFGGWKKSGFGDLNQHGPDSIRFYTKTKTVTSRWPSGVKEGAEFSIPTMN
- a CDS encoding enoyl-CoA hydratase/isomerase family protein, with translation MTAMAAVANPEGDLIVRREGSAGIIRLNRPKAINAMTLEMSLGIDAALDRFEADPAVALVLLEGAGERGLCAGGDIRGLYESSRAGGDLGKVFWRQEYIMNARIAQFPKPYVAFMDGLVMGGGVGLSAHGRHRVVTEKTKLAMPEVGLGFFPDVGGTWLLSHSPGELGTYFGLTGQTMNGPDAIHARFADAVVPSGKLAALREVLSKVRPGALSSEIKTLIDGFATNETSGPVAAMQPTIDGWFAHDDMEDIVAALKRDGSELALSTLKTLNEKSPRGMVVTLKLLRLARTSSSLEQCLVREYRAALQVFASDDFREGVRAAVIDKDRNPKWSPARIEDVTPEMIAPYFAEIGANELVFNQSK
- a CDS encoding AMP-binding protein, producing the protein MTTFQDARSFLLKHRTDYDAAVKGFRWPDPVPFNWALDWFDAELARNADSKDRVALWIVDAGGNRETKLSFEALSRRSNQVANFLRAQGLQRGDHLLLLLGNVVPLWETMLAAMKLGVVVIPATTLLTPDELRDRLDRGRAKIVVASQDQVAKFAGLGSNHLVRIVVGASSSHQGWLPFEQAATFPEAFKPDGPTNAEDPMLLYFTSGTTAKPKLVRHSQRSYPVGGLSTMYWLGLQPGDVHLNISSPGWAKHAWSCLFAPWNAGATVFVVNQPRFDAKGLLATIGRCGVTTLCAPPTVWRLFIQEKLATFKVSLREVCGAGEPLNPEVIDQVRTAWGLTIRDGYGQTETTALAGNSPGQKVKVGSMGRPLPGYRVQITGSDGHLTKEGEVTLVLGPDRPAGLMQGYQGDDGKLSGADGDLYRSGDVVFVDDEGYLTFVGRSDDVFKSSDYRISPFELESVLLEHESVAEAAVVPSPDPIRLAIPKAYVLLVAGVERSPETALSVFRHLHARLAPFKRIRKIELVTELPKTISGKIRRVQLRRLEHDNNRDDALRGQEFREEDFPELQKVRTAGSAENS